From Rhododendron vialii isolate Sample 1 chromosome 7a, ASM3025357v1:
GTTCATCAAAATCGAATTAAcgaaatatattattatttttatataattaataaGATATAAAAGTGATTTCAAGAATTTTGCTCATTCGTGTACCACAGTTTAAGTGAAGttaaatactccttccgtcctttttttagagtctagtattttattttaggttGCCCTttattaagtatttattttgtaaaattagtatGTAAAAGTggtatattttctattttattcttaaaaatgaatttcattttgaaaagttagtcagtaaaagtgtaatgacgATGTTTTCATAGAGGATAAATAtgaaaagtggaggtaaaagttaatgtgaaatgtgtaatgatgacgTCTCCTTGATAACTTCAAGTTAAGAAGTTAGACACTTTTAGAAATGAACAGAAGGGAGAGTAGTTTTAAGCTACATTCATCACAGTTAGAAGAAATGAGATGGTGGATCCTTTGCATATAATGATACGCAACTTAGAGCAATTATTTAGTGGTCTTGGGTCTCGATTCTTTCTATCGCCGCACATTTATATGTGATAGCGAAAGGTATTAGAACACCACGGTTGGGATCTTGAGCCTGTCTATTGATCTTGTTTAATATTTTGGTCAATTTTGTTTAGCATTTCCTCGAAGAGAAGAATTGGAAAGCTCAACAATTGTGCCATAGTTAAAGCAAATAAATACATAATGAAGAAAGGTCCATTGTTTTGCTTAGTCTGTTATGGAgtaaatttttggattttttaatTGTCCGGTCCCTCTACGAATTAATGAAAACATACATTTAATACATCCACTAACATAAACATTCTAAAaaattcatatctctctctctctctctctctctctctctctctctctctctcttctagaaCAATCAACTTGAGAAAAAGttatttaccaaaataaaaaacttgaGAAAAAAATCCCATGATAGAAGAAGTCAGTCAAGCCTCATCTTtggcaaaaaaatataaaaaaataaaaaaattcttgacTTTCCGACTGAAAGTGGCTATGGGTGTCTAGCTAATTGCACTAATCTCATTTAATTAggtataaaaaagaagaagagagagatatGAAAACAGTTATTAATTTATTGCGTGAGATTCACAATCTTGTTTAAAATTCAATCAATAAACTAAAAGACAACAAAAGATCAAATGTGAGAAcaaattgaaatattgaatttcaCATATCAATTGCAATTACCATCAAAAGGATGTTAATTTTCAACATGGTAAACTGTCACATAAACTTTTCTTAACACAAAGGAAGCAGGAGTTGCTGTGAGCAAACATAGTAACATGCAACTATGTCCCATCTTACCTTCCGTCTCGGCAATAAAtgatctgaattttttttaaaaaatccactattcaaaatacttttgaatggtAAAATTGCATGTTATTGTATCATAGTCACATCAGCCCCCGCACCCCTTTAAAAAAGGCGCAACAAATTTGAAGTCAAGGTATTTTAGATGATGAAGTCAAGGTTAGAAAACTTTGATTTTTGATGTGACGTCTAATCATCATGGGCAATTTGTTTGTTATTCAAAAGGGAGGGGCCTCGTTTGCTCATTCACAACTGTGACTTTGTAatttttgaaccattaaaattgagaaattgatatttgcgctttttttttttatgtaggcgcttcactttgttcatgaagttactagaaGTTGTAACTTCACATTGAAAGTGGAGCGCCTGTATCAAAAAATGGAGCGCAATATCAATTCCTTTAAAATTGCCAACCGATTTAGGAGCACAAGTTCGTATACAACTGTGTTTAAAATCGTCCGACATATGTGGTGGAACTGCATGCATCGAATGCTTTCAAGCTCAATTGTATCCggaattatattttaaaattgtgttcttAAGATTGCTCCAAAATTGCTGCATTTTCCGGGTATTAAGAAAACATATATAGATGTCCTTGTTAATTGTGAGAAAATAAGTCAAGAAAAGCATAATCGAAATGACAAACAGTCCAGTAGTAGTCATGGGGTTATGCTTTTGCGACTCTTCTCATCACAAGTTGGTGTATCCTAAGTCACACAACGCGGGCGCGCGTTCGTGAGCACTAGTGCAATGataaaagtattttcaaaaatattttaaactatTAAAATTCACATAAGCAAAGATTGAGAAAATAAGCACAAAACAAGCATTGAAAGCGGGAGCGAAAGTACCAGTGAAAGATTGCATGACCCTAgtgtttctctctcattaaaCGTAACAAAAATAAGTCCAAAAAATAGAATAGAACAACTGAACAATTATATACTTCAATCGTTGATTGAAGAGCATAGAACAATCTCTCAAATCAAATGAATCTTTTGTAAAAATTCTCAGTGATTCAACGTGGGATTGTGCTTTATCGGCACATTCTACGAAGAACAATTCTATATGCATAGATTTGCACGTACAATTCTGGATACAAATGTGTTAGTAATCCTCCGATTATGTGTGCCTTATTTATTTGATATCACTAGCATGCCTCAAGCGGTTTTGAACACTTTCTGAAGTTTGGGTTTTTAGTTTGCAACAGATTTAACGTGGGTATAATGTTTCGTCTGACCTACTCTCCAGTTCAACATTCTATTCAAAGAAAAGAATTCTAGAGAACGAGAAATGTGGAGAATTCTGATTTAATTATTGGGGAGTTTTGTGTTTAATTTAGATTAAAAGGATGAAAGAATCCACGTGTCATTGAAAATCTTGACAAGAAAAATTAGAAGTAGTcatttataaattgaaaattgaaagataGTTCCGCCAAAGAGGAATGCTAGTTATAAGTCACGTGCAATGCACGGGTTGGTGGTTTAAAGTTTTCTCAATGAGGGGAGAGTACTCcgtccgtcccaatttaattgtccttcGTTCTATTCTAATGGgctaaaaaatgggttatatctttaaatccgtaataaattttatatcgaatatgaattttgtttgatagatctcgattaaatctataattcaatattttcgaaatcacaaaaaaaatattataaattacaagataatagaatcaattgaaaagtgacatgaactcccaaaaatgacaattaaatttagacggagggagtacaattcATGACACTGTGACCACGAAAATGTCCATGAAAGAAAACGAACGGTCCGAGCCGTCCATCTCAAGAATTAATGGTCTAGATTTGCTAATAATATCATATCCTATAGGTAAGATACTTTCAGCAAATCTGAACTATTAAAACATTTTTGAACAACCCGGACTGTACCCTACACCCTTTCACTACCGGTCCCGGTTCCCCAATTCCATGTTTCATAAACAAATGATGTTTGAAGAAtagtactccttccgttccGAAATGTTTGTCTATCATGTTTTTACGTGcaatttttgaaccaaaatgtAAGGtactttcgtgcataattttttttaaatttcttgacaccaaattaaaggtCTCTTTAATGAGCCCTTTAATTACCccttttaatttggtgtcaagaGATTTTAAAAATTACGCACGAAAGTACCTTacattttggttcaaaaattgCATGTAAAAACATGGTGGACAACCATTTAGTAACGGAGGGAATATTATTCTTCAAACATCATTTGTTTATGGAGATTGGCCTTATTCACGAAGGAGCCATGAATAAGCTATTTGCAGAGCTAAACGATCGCAGCCGTCCATTTCGattttgaacggtccggatttaaatgaaacttttccggggcttttccgaaaaagtttcatttaaatcctgACCATCTAAAGCCGAAACGGATGACTGCGATGCACCTCCGTAAACACTATTCATGGAAATAGCGGTAATAAAGTTTTCCTCTTTGTACAGGATCGTACAGAGAGCAAGATAATTTGGAGCGCTTGAGAGAGAAAACCCGCCGCTAGAGAGAAAGAAATTCTGAATCCAGATCTGGGGGAGGGGggcctcccccccccccccccccccccccccccccccccccccccccccacttcTCCCACTTTCCTGACCTTCCTACCGTCGTTTCTTTCCCATTTTCCCCTCTCGTTCATTCGATTCCGGTCTCTGTGTCTTCTCCGGCGGTTCGGCACTTGTGACGGGGTTCCGTCCGTTTTGCTCGGCGAATCTGGTGCAGCTGAGAGATGGATAGGTGTGGCGTGTGGTGGTCCGGCAAGCGGCGGGCATCGTATGGCTAATAAAGGTGAGGTTGgtagttagggtttttttctgttgctttttttccttttccggGTTGTTTGGCCCGGTGGTTTTCCGGCTGGTTTCCAGTCCGGCTTGTACTGGTCTAGTTTTTTTAGGTCCAGTGGGTGTTGGTGGTAGGTTAATAATTTTAGGTTTAGCATCGGTTGGGTTGCTTGGCCGGAGTCTTCATCAGCGTTTGGGTTTCGTTGCGTGTCTGGATTGTGCTGGCAATTTGGTCGCGCGATTTGGCTGCAGCTGGAGGTTTCGGTGTTCATCCAGATTTCATATGTGCTTTCTCGGGTTTGAGCTGGGGTCCGTTTGGATTTCTCTACTGCCTGGACCTAGATTGGTTCCTAATCTAAGCGTTTCGTCGATCCTGCTTATGCAGGGGGTGCCTGTGTCGACGTCttgatagttttggttcattcttgtatcATTTGATGAAATTtgtattgccttcgggctttgaaatgaatttgacaattttaaaaaaaagaagaagaaaggtttTCCTCTGTCTATGAGACGTGGAATTAGACTACTCCATTGAATTTCAAACCCCACAACAATCATAATCATAAGCACTAATACAATATTATAGTCACACAAGTTTGAAACACAATACAAAGAGAGGTgtaaaaacaggaaaaaaaactcTCCCCCTTGtctctttatcttcattttcCCTTCCCTTTGGATTCGTCCCAATCCATACCAAATCCCATAATTGAAAGCCAAACAGAATCCCAGAAATTTACTCTCTCCCTTGACAATTCCACCCCATTAATATCTTACAAAACACAAAACTAGAAGGATAgtaattttttcccccttttatCCAAGTGAATTCAACTATGATTATACTTGCCCAAGCAATCATAGTAGTAGCAGTATGTATGGCTCCGTCGATCGCCGCCGCTAAATCGTCCACCCAATGCGACCAATCCTGCGGCGGCAGCGACCCTGTTCAATACCCATTTGGGTTTTCCTCCGGCTGCCCAATCCAACTGAATTGCTCCAGCAGCGGCACCTTCATGATTGGCGAATTTCCGGTATGATTGTGACATTTGTTGTATTTACTGTAAGATCAGAGTTAGTTCAGAGTCTCTCTCTTCTAAAAGCCGAGGGCCGAGGCCGATAGGCCCGAAAACTGAGCGTTTCAATTCTGACTGCGTACTTGTGGATTGCTCATACAATCCGTCGAGAATGGAGACACGTTGCGTATATCATGAACGTACGGTGATGTGATATAGGTTCTCTAGTTCTATCAGTCCCCGAGTGTTATAGTCCTCATAAATATTGTAAACCAAGCTGAACCAGTTCATAAGAACTACTAGAGTTGATCTGATTTCCTCTTCTGTTAGAATTTGGTTTCTCTCCAATTTTATTTAGGCCCTGTTTCGCTAAGAGAAATaagtatacttattttttgaattaaaatttaTGTATTGTGATAGAATTTCCATTCTCGTAAAACTAGAAATAATATATTGGTCCAATTTAGCATGCCGCGGTCCATTTTggctttttttcaataattgaaatcGTTCATCTCGTAAAATTCTGAAACGGCTGCATcctgagaaaaaaattaagaacttGATCGTTAATCTCGCATGACACCAAATACTGTTTGATTTTTGTGCCACTCAAATACTCTATACCCAAATTCTATGGTACCGATCTTTTCTTGGATAATCAAATGTTCGGGCTAGCTTGCATATATCTTGACTAATTTCAGAGCCCAGAAGTAAACAATCGGACAATTCTTCCGGGATCCCAAGATTTTAAATGTATGGTCTCTGTGAGATTTGAACATGAGACCTCATGAAATGAAGAGGATTTGAACTCATTTTTGTGTTCCTTGTATTGTTTATTTACTCTTCTTCCACAACAGGTACAAACAGTGAGCTCCAACAACATCCAAGTAAAAATCCCGGCGCAATGCGGCCGTCCGGTCAGGACCCTCTCCACCCTCTTCACCCAAAACTACGCACCCACTTCCAGCAACGGTATCCTACTCCAAAACTGCACGTCCCCGGCCACCGGCTGCGTAATCCCGTCTACCACGGTCCAAACCAACTTCGACCTCATCGACTGCAACGTGACCGGGACTAACAAAACCAACAACATCACGTGTTACTCGCAGCAGAACCAAGAAACCGGTTTCATCGCCTACTCCAATTTGACTAGGAGGGGGTGCGGGTATTTGTTCTCGGCCATATCGACATCGTCGACTGGGAATGGTTCTGGGGTGGTATTGGCCATTCAGGTGGTGGAGTTGGGGTGGTGGTTGGATGGCGGGTGTTCGTGTTCGGAGAATGCAGCGTGTACGGTGGTGGAGTTGCCGGGGAACGGTGGGAACGGGTATCGGTGCCAGTGTGATCATGGGTTCGTTGGTGATGGGTATCTTGACGGTTTGGGTTGCTGGAGAGGTAAGTTAATTGCTTGAATTAAACGATGTTTGTGATTGCACTTATTTTTACGGAGTCAGCATGATCAGAACTATTTACGTTAATCATATTAATCGGATAGATATGTTAGCGGAGCACATTTATGTACTCAAACGTACATGTACAATCTTACATTCATATACTCAACATATAAATACGCAGTCTTTATTTGGATATCAGATTAGTGTTCCAATCGTGATGTAAATCCCAAAACATAACGCCAGGACGCCACGTGGAATTCAACTGGCTGCCGAGTCATCTTTGCGTGTCGGTCAAAAACCTCTTGATTTGGTCGGTAGACTCCCATTTTGTACTCACTACATGGGTTTCAACAAGGGCGGAACTTTACTCATAGTGGATTTGGCTGTAGTCGAGATCaactttggaaaaaaaaacaaaaatttggtCCAAATTTTCTTCCAATGATGTTGTCCGGTTGAAGGGAtcgtttgttttttcttatggtaaaatcaaacaaaagtcGCAATCTTGCATTGAAATGAGCAGCTTAGTTGTTTACCTAATACCCAAATCCTAAGAGGGACCCTCATTACACGTTCACTACTTGTGGCAGATTTTCATTGTAACATCAATTTATGAAGACTTCAAAATATACACGACCGACGTCGTCTGTTTCACGTCGTAGATACAAGAGAAGTAAATTGCAATCAATTTAGGTATATTTAGTGAAATGAATTACTCCGTAAGAACACAAGGTCGTTGACGTGGTCGAGCCCCATACGTGCGGACTCGACCACACGGCCAAACCATAAAGCTAATAAAACACATGTTTGGGATATTAATAGCAGATTACATGATGGATTACTCTGTAAGAACACAAGGTCGTTGACGCGGTCGAGCCCCATAGTGCGGACTCGACCACACGGCCAAACCGTAAAGCTAATAAAACACATGTTTGGGATATTAATAACTGATTACATGAACTAGTAATCCATTTTGGGCGAGTACTTTACCCATGATTTATAGCTTTTCTCTTCTATGAGCAGACTCTTCAGCATGCCATCCTTCTGGCCATTGTGGTCACACAACCAGAGTCGTAGTTGCAGGTAATTCtaatactctctttttttttctagttatTCGACGAAAAAGTCGTTTTCGCTCCTCTTTTTACTGTATGTCCATTTTTATatggttttgttcttattcgtATGAATTTATTACGTTACCCTTTCACTACAGAAGAAGTGAACAAACGTAAGGGCAATGTAGACAAGTATCGAATTTAAACGTTCAATTCTTATTCTGAGTGTGTGGAGGCCTCCTTTCTCAGGTGTTGCTGCTGGAGCTACTCTAATGGTCACTGTGGGTTTACTTTGCTGTTGGATCCGAAGACGGTCCAAATCAAAGAACTGGAAAACAACCAACCGCTGCTTATCCGATGCAACAGGCATCAGCATTCCTATTTACCCCTACAGCTTGATCGAGAAAGCCACGAATTCCTTCTCTGAGAAACAGCAGCTAGGAACCGGTGCATACGGTACGGTCTACGCTGGAAAACTCCATCACAACGACGAGCTGGTTGCTATTAAAAGGATCAGATACAGAGACACCGAAAGCATTGAGCAAGTCGTGAACGAGATCAAGCTCCTCTCTTCCATATCCCACCTGAATCTAGTACGCCTCCTGGGTTGTTGCATAGATAAAGGCGAACAAATCCTCATTTACGAGTTCATGCCAAACGGAACCTTATCTCACCATCTGCATAGGGAGGGAGGGAACGAGGGACTTAAATGGCCGGTTCGCCTCAAGATTGCCACGGAAACAGCTCAAGCCATAGCCTTCCTCCATTCTGCAATTCCTCCGATTTATCACAGGGACATAAAGTCTACCAACATACTTCTAGACAACGAATTCAAAACCAAAGTCGCTGATTTTGGGCTTTCTAGACTTGGGTTGACCGAATCATCTCACATTTCCACGGCTCCCCAAGGGACTCCCGGTTATCTTGATCCTCAGTACCATCAGAACTTCCATCTATCTGATAAGAGCGATGTTTATAGCCTTGGAGTCGTTCTTGTGGAGATTATAACTGGATTGAGAGCGATAGACTTCTCCCGGCCTCATAATGAAGTAAATTTGGCTTCTCTGGCCACAGACAGGATTGCCAAAGGGCGTTTACAAGAGATTATAGATCCGGCACTTGACCCACAAGGGGATGAGTGGACCCTTTCGTCGGTGCATAAGATGGCTGAGCTCGCATTTAGATGCCTTGCATACGAAAGTGGCATGAGACCTTCAATGATGGAAGTAGCTAACGAATTGGAGCAAATCGGGCTTAGTAGTACTAGATGGGGATCTTTGAAAGAAAACGTTGCAGATTCCTTACAGGAATCGTCATCTTGCTCTTCCGTGTATAGTGTAAGACAAAATTCCTTACAGGCATCACCATCCTGCTCTTCCATGTCTAGTGCAAGACAAATTTCGTTACAGGCATCGCCATCCTGCTCTTCCGTGTCTAGCATAAGACAATCGCAACTAAGTGTGGATGTTAACCAGCCCGAATTGAACAATGAAAGTGGGGCGAAGGGATTTTCGCCTGTTTCTGTGCAGGATCCTTGGTTAAGTGAACAAAGCTCGCCTTCGTCATTGGGCTTGCTTAATCATGTAGTTCAGTGATCTAAGGCCGATGTTCATCCGAGCAATTCGGATGCGTGGCGTTTGGATCTCATTCATTTCGAAGGTACACATTCTGTTTTTCAGGCAAAAACTGTTTGTTTCTATTCGGGGCACCACCTGCACAGCACGCCCTCGGTCCGTTTTTTTTTACCCATACTGTAATAAACATGTAGCTTGTGCTAATGTAATTGTACATGCCTGTATATATACAAGTACATTACAAGGTTGAATATATTCACAAGCCTTGGAGTTCTCCTATCCATGGCCCCCAGTAAGTTACGCTGAACCTAACAGgtcaataattttataaatttctcAGTATTGATGACTCTGTgtgtttaattttgtttgttcaGTTTTTGACTGTTTATATATTCCAAATTGTTTTGTCTATTTTGAAagtcaaaagaacaaaattttatGAGTTCCTCCTTTTGTACTACTTCTAAAATTTAATGGATAACTTCAACTTGAATAACTTGTATTGGTGGGACCCGGGGATGCTGGCAAGCGATCCCTATCAAGCGCCTTATCGAGcgcatttggatttttcatctcgacaatcgaTGGTCcagattgaaaacaaacttttttgGAGAAGAGTCCCCGGTAGAGTTGGTTTTTTAATTCAGAccgttgaaaacacttttggacgatccTTCCCCAGAAGAGTTGGTTTTTTAATTCGAACTgttaaaaacacttttagatGGTCCGAATGTAACCTGCACCCGCTCAGCAGGATGCTTGGCAGCGTTCCCGAATCCGTATTGGTGGGCCTTTATGAATAGTTCTTTGTAAACTGCATTGACGCTATATCCCTGTTGgttaaatttttcaaaatgctcATGCAAATTTTAACTAGGACACATGAAAGTAGGGAAGTTAACGAGGACCCTGTTGTGGTTGTAAATTCTTCATGAAAGTGCACCCGCTAGGTTTGACCATAATATCTAATTTCATTACAACGTACACTCATTAATTGACAAGACCTTTTTCTTGCACTAAAGCAAGGTTAAGCTCCTCTGGATACCCCTTGTGCTCCATTCCTCACGAAACTCTACTTTTTTGTTATCTTTACTCCGGATTTACGATAGACATTTTAAACCGTTCATCTCGTACGTTCcgtatgtaaaaaaaaataatatatatatatatattcaagggacacctaaaaaaacactcaaaatctcaatctcatagttcccgatcaaattttgatgatccgaaccgttcaatgtgtgcagaatgtgatcttaagggtacttgcgagaaattagcaaaaaaaataactggaaaaggcttaatttgagcagtttttatttgaacagttcaataaaaaactgttcgaaactgttcggatcaagccctttccggtcattttttttgctgatttctagggggtacctttaaaatcacgttctgatcatattgagcggctcggatcatcaaaatttgatcggaaactatgaggtgtttttttaggtgtttttttttgtgcctccggaaccgccccaatATATATGCGCATGAAATATCAATTTGAATGAATACCAATACTTAGATACACAATTTGTTAAAGCAGACACCTCATGGGTTTAAAATCATATTGGCATTCCTTCGTAGTAATTCTACGAACGGGGTAAGATAGGCACGTTAAGCATAGCGAGACTAAGGGACGcgttttttgaaacaaaatgcGATTCGATCAGTTATGTGTGGAGCGATAATCTCTAAGTCAGTAAATGCACGTTTTTTTTCACTATTGCATACATCAATGAGAGGTCAGCAGAGGAATTGATTGGATAGTCCACACGAGATGTAGAAATTGTCCATATATAATCTTAATTGGAACCCAAACGCCTCTGACGAGGCTCGAATCCTGACTTCCCTTACGGAAGGACCAAAAGATAACCACTAGACTACAAGTGCTTTGGTCAATATGCTTATTCTCTTTTACATCATCACCAACCTTTTAAGCTCCATTCAGGGCCGACAATAGATATCCAAATTGTTCATTTCATTGGTCCGTCCAGTATCTAGAAACATGTTACATAGGTATGAAAATAAGGTCCATTCATTATCGATACTAACAAATTATTCGAAGTGGACGGCTTATTATGTTTAACAATATTATATTCACTGTTTGCtttctaaaacaaaaatatCACATTTGTTCGGTTATGTGAGGAACAATATtttacaaataaataaaaaaacgtgA
This genomic window contains:
- the LOC131332492 gene encoding wall-associated receptor kinase-like 14, coding for MIILAQAIIVVAVCMAPSIAAAKSSTQCDQSCGGSDPVQYPFGFSSGCPIQLNCSSSGTFMIGEFPVQTVSSNNIQVKIPAQCGRPVRTLSTLFTQNYAPTSSNGILLQNCTSPATGCVIPSTTVQTNFDLIDCNVTGTNKTNNITCYSQQNQETGFIAYSNLTRRGCGYLFSAISTSSTGNGSGVVLAIQVVELGWWLDGGCSCSENAACTVVELPGNGGNGYRCQCDHGFVGDGYLDGLGCWRDSSACHPSGHCGHTTRVVVAGVAAGATLMVTVGLLCCWIRRRSKSKNWKTTNRCLSDATGISIPIYPYSLIEKATNSFSEKQQLGTGAYGTVYAGKLHHNDELVAIKRIRYRDTESIEQVVNEIKLLSSISHLNLVRLLGCCIDKGEQILIYEFMPNGTLSHHLHREGGNEGLKWPVRLKIATETAQAIAFLHSAIPPIYHRDIKSTNILLDNEFKTKVADFGLSRLGLTESSHISTAPQGTPGYLDPQYHQNFHLSDKSDVYSLGVVLVEIITGLRAIDFSRPHNEVNLASLATDRIAKGRLQEIIDPALDPQGDEWTLSSVHKMAELAFRCLAYESGMRPSMMEVANELEQIGLSSTRWGSLKENVADSLQESSSCSSVYSVRQNSLQASPSCSSMSSARQISLQASPSCSSVSSIRQSQLSVDVNQPELNNESGAKGFSPVSVQDPWLSEQSSPSSLGLLNHVVQ